The following proteins are co-located in the Bacillus pumilus genome:
- a CDS encoding CynX/NimT family MFS transporter, giving the protein MEQQLEQSKLHPRSTGQTILLIAGILLIAFNLRPAITSVGPVIGAIRSDLQLSNGLAGFLTTLPLLSFALLSPIAPKIGKRLGNERTLWLGLAVLLFGIVIRSFGTITFLMIGTALVGVGIAICNVLLPGLVKHKFPAHAGLMTSVYTTSMSVFAALASGVSVPLSHTMPGGWNTSFLVWGGLALIAMMVWAPQLLHQNTAAVKSISLTEQPIWRSRVAWQVTFFMGLQSFLFYSSIAWFPDILTSHGMNLSTAGWMLSIMQFAGLPSTFLTPVFAEKLKSQRPLVCGLVLVYLLGMIGLLLGGTTPILVISVLLIGIGQGASISLALTFIGLRTTHMEQAAALSGMAQSLGYVLAAVGPLLIGILFDITHTWTPSIIIFIIILFFMFLSGMRAGRSVYISDPS; this is encoded by the coding sequence ATGGAACAACAACTAGAACAATCAAAATTACATCCTCGCAGTACAGGGCAAACCATTTTGCTGATTGCTGGGATTTTACTCATTGCCTTTAACCTGCGTCCTGCCATTACGTCCGTCGGCCCTGTGATTGGCGCCATTCGTTCCGATTTGCAGCTTTCAAATGGACTTGCGGGTTTTCTCACGACATTACCGCTGCTCTCATTCGCATTGCTATCTCCAATTGCACCTAAAATCGGAAAACGTCTTGGCAATGAACGAACCCTTTGGCTTGGACTTGCTGTCCTTCTATTTGGGATTGTCATTCGCTCGTTTGGCACCATCACCTTCTTAATGATTGGAACGGCGCTAGTCGGCGTCGGGATTGCAATATGTAATGTGCTCTTACCGGGGCTCGTGAAGCATAAATTCCCTGCACATGCTGGATTGATGACAAGTGTATATACGACCTCGATGTCCGTCTTTGCCGCACTTGCATCAGGTGTGAGTGTTCCGCTCAGCCATACGATGCCTGGCGGCTGGAATACGTCATTCCTTGTATGGGGTGGACTTGCGCTTATAGCCATGATGGTCTGGGCTCCGCAGCTTCTTCACCAAAACACAGCGGCAGTCAAAAGCATTTCGCTCACAGAGCAGCCAATATGGCGTTCACGTGTCGCATGGCAGGTGACCTTTTTTATGGGCTTGCAGTCATTCCTTTTCTATAGCAGCATCGCATGGTTCCCTGATATTTTGACATCACATGGAATGAACCTGTCGACGGCTGGATGGATGCTGTCTATTATGCAGTTCGCTGGTCTGCCATCCACCTTTTTAACGCCTGTTTTTGCAGAAAAATTAAAATCGCAAAGACCGCTTGTATGCGGCCTTGTTCTTGTGTATTTGCTTGGCATGATCGGTCTTCTTCTAGGAGGAACTACGCCTATTCTTGTCATCTCTGTTTTATTGATCGGCATTGGACAAGGAGCCAGTATCAGTCTTGCCCTCACATTTATCGGATTACGGACAACACATATGGAACAAGCAGCTGCCCTTTCAGGAATGGCGCAGTCTCTTGGTTATGTATTAGCCGCTGTTGGCCCGCTCTTGATTGGGATTCTCTTTGATATCACACATACATGGACGCCATCGATTATCATCTTTATCATCATTCTATTTTTCATGTTTCTATCTGGTATGCGTGCCGGACGCAGCGTCTATATTTCAGATCCATCTTAA
- the rplI gene encoding 50S ribosomal protein L9, whose protein sequence is MKVIFLKDVKGKGKKGEVKNVADGYAHNFLIKQGLAVEANPTNLSALEGQKNKEKKNAIQELEQAKQLKETLEALTVELTAKSGEGGRLFGSITSKQIADKLQKDHQIKLDKRKIELNDAIRALGYTNVPVKLHPEVQATLKVHVTEQA, encoded by the coding sequence ATGAAAGTCATCTTTCTAAAAGACGTAAAAGGCAAAGGGAAAAAAGGCGAAGTCAAAAATGTAGCTGACGGATACGCACACAACTTTCTCATCAAACAAGGGTTAGCGGTTGAAGCAAATCCAACGAACCTAAGCGCATTGGAAGGGCAGAAAAACAAAGAAAAAAAGAATGCCATCCAAGAGCTTGAACAAGCGAAGCAACTAAAAGAGACACTTGAGGCGTTAACAGTGGAGCTCACTGCAAAATCAGGTGAAGGCGGTCGTCTGTTTGGATCGATTACAAGCAAACAAATCGCTGATAAATTGCAAAAAGATCATCAAATCAAACTCGATAAGCGCAAAATCGAGCTGAATGACGCCATCCGTGCGTTAGGATATACAAATGTACCTGTGAAGCTTCATCCAGAAGTGCAAGCAACATTAAAGGTACACGTCACTGAACAAGCATAA
- a CDS encoding DHH family phosphoesterase has product MPSFYRKPVIKYPIFALIVLAMVTVLLNLYYNWIIGAVGLLVLAGVLYFLKWADTQVQKEIDSYISTLSYRVKKVGEEALMEMPIGIMLFNDQYYIEWTNPFLASCFHESTLVGRSLYDTFESVVPLIKQEVETENVTLNDRKFKVIIKRSERLLYFFDVTEQVQIERQYENERTVLSYIFLDNYDDVTQGLDDQVRSTINSEVTSLLNNWAQEYGIFLKRISSERFMAVLNESILAELEASKFSILDEVREKTGAHSATLTLSIGIGASVPSLKELGALAQSSLDLALGRGGDQVAIKQPNGKVKFYGGKTNPMEKRTRVRARVISHALKEIVSESGNVMIMGHKFPDMDSIGASIGILKVAQANGKEGYIVIDANQIGDSVQRLISEIKNYEELWSRFITPEEAMELAKDDTLLVVVDTHKPSLVMEERLLNKIENVVVIDHHRRGEEFIRDPLLVYMEPYASSTAELVTELLEYQPKKLRINMIEATALLAGIIVDTKSFSLRTGSRTFDAASYLRAKGADPVLVQKFLKETVDHYIKRAKLIQHTELYQSQVAIASLPSDSSEYYDQITIAQTADSLLSMSEVEASFAVARRDDNTVCISARSLGDINVQIIMEALDGGGHLTNAATQIYGITIEEAVEKLKAAIDEYFEGGVQR; this is encoded by the coding sequence GTGCCAAGCTTCTATAGAAAACCTGTCATCAAGTATCCGATCTTCGCGTTAATTGTACTTGCGATGGTCACAGTCCTCCTCAACCTTTATTATAATTGGATCATAGGAGCGGTTGGTCTTTTAGTCCTTGCAGGTGTGCTCTACTTCTTAAAGTGGGCAGATACGCAAGTACAAAAAGAGATTGATTCATATATTTCAACATTATCCTATCGAGTCAAAAAGGTTGGAGAAGAAGCATTAATGGAGATGCCAATTGGTATTATGCTGTTTAATGACCAGTATTATATCGAATGGACAAATCCATTTCTTGCTTCGTGCTTTCATGAAAGTACACTTGTTGGCAGATCCTTGTATGATACATTCGAGTCGGTTGTCCCTCTTATTAAACAGGAGGTCGAGACAGAAAATGTAACGCTGAATGACCGGAAATTTAAAGTCATTATTAAGCGGTCAGAGCGCCTTTTATATTTCTTTGATGTCACGGAACAGGTGCAGATTGAAAGACAGTATGAAAATGAACGAACGGTGTTATCTTATATCTTTTTAGACAATTATGACGATGTCACGCAGGGCCTTGATGATCAGGTGCGCAGCACTATTAATAGTGAAGTGACGTCCCTGTTAAACAATTGGGCACAGGAATATGGCATTTTCCTGAAGAGAATTTCGTCTGAACGTTTTATGGCGGTATTAAATGAGAGCATTTTAGCAGAGCTTGAAGCGTCGAAGTTCTCCATTTTAGACGAGGTTCGTGAGAAAACAGGGGCACATAGCGCGACGCTTACCCTTAGTATCGGAATCGGTGCGTCTGTTCCTTCTTTAAAAGAGCTTGGAGCACTTGCGCAATCGAGTCTTGACCTTGCCCTTGGACGAGGCGGGGATCAGGTAGCTATTAAACAGCCGAATGGGAAAGTGAAATTCTACGGCGGGAAAACCAATCCAATGGAAAAACGGACACGAGTACGCGCGCGGGTCATTTCTCATGCCTTAAAAGAAATTGTGTCTGAAAGCGGGAATGTCATGATCATGGGGCACAAGTTCCCAGACATGGACTCAATCGGTGCATCGATCGGTATTTTAAAGGTCGCCCAAGCCAATGGGAAAGAAGGCTATATTGTCATTGACGCCAACCAGATTGGGGACAGTGTTCAACGCTTAATTAGTGAAATTAAGAATTATGAAGAACTTTGGTCACGTTTTATCACACCAGAGGAAGCAATGGAGCTTGCAAAGGATGACACATTGCTTGTGGTTGTTGATACACATAAACCGTCCCTCGTCATGGAAGAACGACTGCTGAATAAAATTGAAAACGTCGTTGTGATTGACCACCATAGACGAGGCGAGGAGTTTATCCGTGATCCATTACTTGTCTATATGGAGCCGTATGCTTCATCTACAGCAGAGCTTGTGACAGAGCTATTAGAGTATCAGCCGAAGAAATTGCGGATTAACATGATTGAGGCGACTGCCCTTCTTGCTGGGATCATCGTGGATACGAAGAGTTTCTCGCTGAGAACGGGGTCAAGAACGTTCGATGCGGCTTCCTACCTTCGAGCGAAGGGAGCAGATCCTGTCCTTGTGCAAAAGTTCTTAAAAGAGACAGTTGATCATTACATCAAACGGGCAAAGCTCATTCAGCATACAGAGCTGTATCAAAGCCAGGTGGCGATCGCTTCATTGCCGTCTGACAGCTCTGAGTATTATGATCAAATTACGATTGCCCAGACGGCTGATTCCCTGTTGTCAATGAGTGAGGTGGAAGCGTCATTTGCTGTCGCTCGACGAGATGACAACACGGTGTGCATTAGTGCGAGATCATTAGGAGATATCAACGTCCAAATTATCATGGAAGCGTTAGATGGCGGCGGTCATTTGACTAACGCTGCGACCCAGATTTATGGTATAACCATTGAAGAAGCGGTAGAGAAGTTAAAAGCTGCCATAGACGAATATTTCGAAGGAGGGGTTCAAAGATGA
- a CDS encoding YybS family protein yields the protein MKQTKALVEGAIMISIFSVMTLFYLYVPLLSIIFFLAAPIPIILYTIRHGLKKGIAAGAIGIVISFLIGSINGLLSAPMLIAVGIGMGFFYSRRQPGNAIITGALIYLFSFLISFVVSVQLFEVDIMGIAKESIEQMMPMLESVLKQSGASEQDIAKQLKQFREMKDTALSALPVALLIFATLMTFVNYWFVKPLIKRFFKDMPALKKFKDMRLPKSMVWYYLLTLLLMLIQTEKGSFLWLVQTSAFQILFILVLIQGFSFIFYYCHEKNISKVVPIFTIVLTVLFPPIGVIVRIIGIADIGFDLRDKVKNK from the coding sequence GTGAAACAAACAAAAGCGTTAGTAGAAGGCGCAATTATGATCAGTATTTTTTCGGTCATGACGCTGTTTTATTTGTATGTGCCGCTATTATCTATTATTTTCTTTCTCGCTGCTCCGATTCCGATCATTCTCTATACAATCAGGCATGGCTTGAAAAAAGGAATTGCTGCTGGCGCTATTGGCATAGTGATCAGCTTTTTAATTGGGTCTATTAATGGGCTGTTGAGTGCACCTATGCTGATTGCTGTGGGAATAGGTATGGGTTTTTTCTACAGCAGAAGGCAGCCGGGGAATGCCATCATTACAGGTGCGCTGATCTATTTATTCAGTTTTCTCATCTCCTTTGTTGTCAGTGTTCAGCTTTTCGAGGTCGATATTATGGGAATCGCGAAAGAATCGATTGAGCAAATGATGCCGATGTTAGAGAGTGTCTTAAAGCAATCCGGCGCTTCTGAACAGGACATTGCGAAACAGCTGAAGCAGTTTAGAGAGATGAAGGATACCGCATTGAGTGCTTTACCTGTAGCGTTATTGATTTTCGCCACGCTGATGACTTTCGTGAATTACTGGTTCGTGAAGCCCCTGATCAAACGGTTTTTCAAAGACATGCCGGCCCTTAAGAAATTTAAGGATATGCGGCTGCCAAAAAGCATGGTATGGTATTATTTACTCACACTGCTTTTGATGCTGATTCAGACGGAAAAAGGCAGCTTTTTATGGCTCGTTCAAACGAGCGCGTTTCAAATTTTATTTATACTGGTGCTTATTCAGGGCTTTTCTTTTATCTTCTATTATTGCCACGAAAAAAACATCTCAAAAGTGGTACCCATTTTTACTATCGTGTTGACGGTTCTCTTTCCGCCAATCGGTGTGATTGTACGTATTATAGGGATTGCTGACATAGGCTTTGATTTAAGAGATAAAGTAAAAAACAAATAA
- a CDS encoding manganese-dependent inorganic pyrophosphatase yields MGKTLVFGHKNPDTDTICSAIAYADLKNKIGAQAEAVRLGEINGETQYALDFFKQKAPRFIETAANETKQVILVDHNEFQQSVSDIDQVQVTEVIDHHRIANFETSEPLYYRAEPVGCTATILNKMYKENQITIEKEIAGLLLSAIISDSLLFKSPTCTQQDIDAAHELAKIAGVDPEVYGLDMLKAGADLSQKTVQELITLDAKEFALGNSKVEIAQVNTVDIAEVTARQADIEAKINEVIAAKNLDLFVLVITDILENDSLALALGAEAAKVEKAFNVTLENNTALLKGVVSRKKQVVPALTDALA; encoded by the coding sequence ATGGGAAAAACACTCGTATTCGGACACAAAAACCCTGACACAGACACAATTTGCTCTGCTATCGCTTACGCTGATCTGAAAAACAAAATCGGCGCTCAGGCAGAAGCGGTCAGACTTGGAGAAATCAATGGAGAAACACAATACGCATTAGATTTCTTTAAACAAAAAGCACCTCGTTTCATTGAAACGGCTGCAAACGAAACAAAGCAAGTCATTCTTGTCGATCATAACGAATTCCAGCAAAGTGTAAGCGATATTGATCAAGTACAAGTGACGGAGGTCATTGACCATCACCGTATTGCCAACTTTGAAACAAGTGAACCTCTTTACTATCGTGCTGAGCCAGTTGGCTGTACAGCAACGATCTTAAACAAAATGTACAAAGAGAATCAAATCACGATTGAAAAAGAAATCGCTGGTTTGCTTTTATCTGCGATCATTTCTGATTCCTTACTATTCAAATCCCCAACATGCACACAGCAAGACATTGATGCTGCGCATGAACTGGCAAAAATCGCAGGGGTGGACCCAGAAGTATACGGCCTAGACATGCTGAAAGCAGGCGCTGATCTGAGCCAAAAAACCGTTCAAGAATTAATTACACTTGATGCTAAAGAATTTGCACTAGGTAACAGCAAAGTTGAAATTGCTCAAGTCAATACAGTAGATATCGCTGAAGTGACAGCAAGACAGGCTGACATTGAAGCGAAAATCAATGAAGTCATTGCAGCTAAAAATCTTGATCTATTTGTTTTAGTGATCACAGACATTTTAGAAAATGATTCTCTTGCTCTTGCACTTGGTGCTGAAGCGGCAAAAGTAGAAAAAGCATTTAACGTAACACTTGAAAATAACACGGCTTTACTAAAAGGTGTTGTATCAAGAAAGAAACAAGTGGTGCCTGCACTTACAGACGCACTTGCTTAA
- a CDS encoding DUF3298 and DUF4163 domain-containing protein: protein MDKHLEQLKEEYLEIPIPPEYDAMVERTLKRKNKKPHFQQWTIGLVAAAALFVTTVNVSPQAARAISEVPVIGELVKVVTFTEFKKSDQGTNIDLKTPHVSGLGDGKLEASLNQKYLAENKKLYQDFEKETKGYKNGHLSVESGYEVRTNNDQILSLGRYKVTTQASAAEEMTYDTVDKKNHVLITLPSLFKDDRYIDVISENIKEQMKKQMKEDSNKIYWIGKDDMDPFKKIQLDQSFYINSKGKLVISFNEYDVAPGYMGVVEFTIPTSVLKDILVSDMYIH from the coding sequence ATGGATAAGCATTTGGAACAGTTAAAAGAGGAATATTTAGAAATCCCTATTCCACCGGAATATGACGCCATGGTTGAACGGACGTTGAAACGAAAAAATAAAAAACCTCACTTTCAGCAATGGACCATCGGACTTGTTGCGGCAGCTGCTCTATTTGTCACGACTGTTAATGTCAGCCCACAGGCGGCAAGAGCGATTTCAGAGGTACCTGTCATTGGTGAGCTTGTGAAGGTTGTGACTTTCACAGAATTTAAAAAGAGCGATCAAGGAACGAATATTGACCTTAAAACACCACACGTATCGGGTCTTGGTGACGGAAAATTAGAAGCCAGCCTGAATCAAAAATATTTAGCTGAAAACAAAAAGCTGTATCAAGATTTTGAAAAGGAAACAAAGGGCTATAAAAATGGTCATTTAAGTGTGGAGAGTGGATATGAAGTGAGAACGAACAATGATCAAATTCTCTCACTAGGTCGATACAAGGTGACGACTCAGGCTTCTGCGGCAGAGGAAATGACGTATGATACGGTGGATAAGAAAAACCATGTACTCATTACATTACCAAGCTTGTTTAAAGATGACCGGTATATAGATGTCATTAGTGAAAATATTAAAGAACAAATGAAGAAACAGATGAAAGAGGATTCAAACAAGATCTACTGGATTGGCAAGGATGATATGGACCCATTTAAGAAGATTCAGCTAGATCAAAGCTTCTATATCAATTCAAAAGGCAAATTGGTGATTTCCTTTAATGAATATGATGTGGCTCCTGGTTACATGGGTGTAGTTGAATTCACGATTCCAACAAGTGTGCTTAAGGATATTCTTGTCAGCGATATGTACATTCATTAA
- a CDS encoding RNA polymerase sigma factor, protein MKKRKIDDQFADYVMEHKHSFYRLSYSYVKNSEDAMDVVQEAIHKALKSVHRLEDASKMHSWFYKIVVNAALDFLRKKKRMQVTDDDTLEFLSKGESDVYEDQDVRRAIEDLPEMYRVIIILRFFEDLKLEDIAHILEENENTIKTRLYKALRLLKVDLSQEEI, encoded by the coding sequence ATGAAGAAACGAAAGATTGATGATCAATTTGCGGATTACGTAATGGAGCATAAACATAGTTTTTATCGATTGTCCTATAGCTATGTCAAAAACTCGGAAGATGCGATGGATGTCGTTCAAGAGGCGATTCATAAAGCACTCAAATCTGTTCACCGGCTAGAGGATGCAAGCAAGATGCATAGCTGGTTTTATAAAATCGTGGTGAACGCTGCCCTAGACTTTTTACGAAAGAAGAAGCGGATGCAGGTGACAGATGATGACACACTCGAATTCTTATCAAAGGGTGAATCAGATGTCTATGAGGATCAAGATGTCAGACGGGCCATAGAGGATTTGCCTGAGATGTATCGGGTCATCATCATATTGAGATTCTTTGAAGATTTAAAACTAGAGGACATCGCTCATATTCTTGAAGAAAACGAAAACACCATCAAAACTAGATTATATAAGGCGTTACGACTTTTAAAAGTAGATTTATCGCAGGAGGAAATATAA
- the katX gene encoding catalase KatX, with protein sequence MERLKEGFYLKEDQQPKPSSDSEETLTNRQGHPVTDNQNMRTVGNRGPTTLENYDFLEKISHFDRERIPERVVHARGAGAHGYFEAYGTFGDEPISTYTRAKLFQEKGKKTPVFVRFSSVIHGGHSPETLRDPRGFAIKFYTEEGNWDLVGNNLKIFFIRDALKFPDLVHAFKPDPVTNRQDGERIFDFVSQSPEATHMVTFLFSPWGIPATYRHMQGSGVHAYKWVNQDGKAVLVKYHFEPKQGIRNLTQEQAQAIQGENFNHATQDLYEAIEQGDHPEWEVYAQIMEDDAHPHLDFDPLDPTKLWYKDDYPWKPIGRMVLNKNPENYFAEVEQVAFGTGVLVDGLDFSDDKLLQGRTFSYSDTQRYRVGPNYLQLPINAPKKHVATNQRDGQMEYHVDQGKGQNPHVNYEPSILGGLKEAKQDGKDHSPFVEGEVKRESIERPNNFGQAGETYRRFNDWEREELIKNLVNTLATCQKDIQEQMIENFTKADPDYGKRVADGLKAFKHEEPSGPIGSTGAAQAVNEAINNSTPSDPY encoded by the coding sequence ATTGAGAGATTGAAGGAGGGATTCTACTTGAAAGAAGATCAACAGCCTAAACCATCTTCAGATTCAGAAGAAACTTTAACAAATCGACAAGGTCATCCGGTAACAGATAATCAAAACATGAGAACCGTTGGGAATAGAGGACCAACCACGCTTGAAAACTACGATTTCCTAGAGAAAATCAGTCATTTTGATCGTGAACGTATACCTGAACGAGTCGTTCATGCACGCGGTGCTGGAGCACACGGTTATTTTGAGGCCTATGGTACATTCGGAGATGAACCCATCTCCACCTATACAAGAGCCAAATTATTTCAGGAGAAAGGGAAAAAGACCCCTGTCTTCGTTCGTTTTTCTTCTGTGATTCACGGCGGTCATTCGCCAGAAACATTGCGCGATCCTAGAGGGTTTGCGATCAAATTTTATACAGAAGAAGGAAACTGGGATCTAGTTGGAAATAACCTGAAAATTTTCTTTATCCGAGATGCTTTGAAGTTCCCTGATTTGGTTCATGCCTTTAAGCCTGATCCTGTCACCAATCGTCAGGACGGCGAACGCATTTTTGATTTCGTCTCACAATCACCAGAAGCGACGCATATGGTGACATTTCTCTTTTCACCATGGGGCATTCCAGCGACATACCGCCACATGCAAGGATCGGGTGTCCATGCCTACAAATGGGTGAATCAAGATGGAAAAGCGGTGCTGGTCAAATATCACTTTGAACCGAAACAAGGCATTCGCAATTTGACCCAGGAACAGGCTCAAGCGATTCAGGGTGAAAACTTTAATCATGCCACACAGGATTTATATGAAGCGATTGAGCAAGGAGACCACCCTGAATGGGAGGTATATGCGCAGATCATGGAGGATGATGCACACCCTCATCTCGACTTTGACCCTCTTGATCCGACAAAGCTTTGGTACAAGGATGACTATCCATGGAAACCGATCGGACGAATGGTCTTAAACAAAAATCCAGAAAATTATTTTGCAGAAGTCGAGCAGGTTGCCTTTGGGACTGGGGTTCTCGTAGACGGTCTCGATTTTTCAGATGATAAATTGCTGCAAGGACGCACCTTCTCCTACTCTGACACGCAGCGATATCGTGTGGGGCCAAACTATTTACAGCTGCCGATCAATGCTCCAAAAAAGCATGTCGCCACCAATCAGCGGGATGGACAAATGGAATACCACGTCGATCAAGGAAAAGGGCAAAATCCCCATGTGAATTATGAGCCGTCTATCCTCGGTGGATTAAAAGAAGCGAAACAGGATGGAAAGGATCATTCACCTTTTGTCGAGGGTGAAGTCAAACGAGAATCCATTGAGCGCCCGAACAATTTCGGTCAAGCGGGAGAAACGTATCGCCGCTTCAATGATTGGGAGCGTGAGGAGCTGATTAAGAACTTAGTCAATACCCTTGCGACATGTCAAAAGGACATACAAGAGCAAATGATCGAAAACTTCACAAAAGCAGACCCTGATTACGGAAAGCGTGTCGCTGACGGTTTAAAAGCCTTTAAACATGAGGAACCAAGCGGACCCATTGGCTCAACAGGCGCAGCTCAAGCCGTGAACGAAGCCATCAACAATAGCACACCTTCAGATCCTTATTAA
- the wrbA gene encoding NAD(P)H:quinone oxidoreductase: MEHVKLAIIYYSSTGTNYQMAKWAEAGATEAGAEVKVLKVPELAPESVVASNPAWKAHLDETKDVPEVQLSDLEWADAIIFSMPTRFGNLPAQMKQFLDTTGGLWFQGKLANKAVSAMTSAQNPNGGQEQTILSLYTTMFHWGAIIAAPGYTDDSLYGAGGNPYGVSVTVDQNGKIQEDAEAAVKHQAKRTVNVAEWIKKGQNV, translated from the coding sequence ATGGAACATGTAAAACTAGCGATTATTTATTATAGTTCAACAGGTACAAACTATCAGATGGCGAAATGGGCTGAGGCTGGAGCAACAGAAGCTGGCGCTGAGGTCAAAGTATTAAAGGTTCCTGAATTGGCACCAGAATCAGTTGTGGCATCAAATCCAGCATGGAAAGCACATTTAGACGAAACAAAAGATGTACCAGAGGTTCAATTGAGTGATTTAGAGTGGGCGGATGCCATCATCTTTAGCATGCCGACACGTTTCGGTAACTTGCCGGCTCAAATGAAGCAATTCTTAGATACAACAGGTGGCCTGTGGTTCCAAGGAAAATTGGCAAACAAAGCAGTAAGTGCGATGACATCTGCACAAAATCCAAATGGCGGACAGGAGCAGACGATTCTGAGCCTTTATACAACGATGTTCCACTGGGGAGCCATTATTGCCGCTCCTGGATACACAGATGATTCCTTATACGGTGCAGGGGGCAACCCTTATGGCGTAAGTGTCACTGTTGACCAAAATGGAAAAATCCAAGAGGATGCAGAAGCAGCTGTGAAACATCAGGCAAAACGTACAGTTAATGTGGCAGAATGGATTAAAAAAGGTCAAAACGTTTAA
- a CDS encoding alpha/beta hydrolase: MMKHLFRIGKNEQRPVLLLLHGTGGTEHDLLPLAEVIDPDASVLSVRGNVSENGMPRFFRRLAEGVFDEQDLIERTKELYTFIGEAAVEYGFDRHNVVAIGYSNGANIAGSLLFHYGDALKGAILHHPMVPRRGVSLPSLAGKQVFIAAGENDPMCRPEESQELEQLLQEAGASVTLHWENRGHQLTREEVDAAALWYRRQF, encoded by the coding sequence ATGATGAAGCATCTTTTTCGAATAGGAAAGAATGAACAAAGACCTGTCCTTTTATTACTGCATGGAACTGGCGGTACAGAACATGACTTATTGCCGCTTGCAGAGGTGATAGATCCTGACGCATCTGTTCTTAGTGTGAGAGGAAATGTGTCAGAAAACGGCATGCCGCGTTTTTTCAGACGTTTGGCAGAGGGTGTCTTTGATGAGCAAGATTTAATTGAGCGTACAAAGGAACTATATACATTCATCGGGGAAGCAGCAGTTGAATATGGGTTTGATCGTCACAATGTGGTAGCTATCGGCTACTCCAATGGGGCGAACATTGCGGGGAGCCTGTTATTCCATTATGGAGACGCGCTGAAAGGAGCTATCTTGCATCACCCGATGGTCCCAAGACGCGGGGTTTCATTGCCTTCATTAGCGGGGAAACAAGTCTTTATAGCAGCTGGTGAAAATGACCCAATGTGCCGTCCAGAGGAATCTCAGGAACTGGAGCAATTACTGCAAGAGGCGGGAGCATCCGTTACGCTTCATTGGGAAAATCGTGGACATCAGTTAACGAGAGAAGAAGTCGATGCTGCGGCTTTATGGTATCGTCGTCAATTTTAA
- a CDS encoding ring-cleaving dioxygenase encodes MMRRSLEVKKTEGIHHITAIVGHPQENVDFYAGVLGLRLVKKTVNFDDPGTYHLYFGNEGGSPGTIMTFFPWPGAQKGQIGAGQVGVTTYVVPTGAFSFWKERLKQFDISYETIERFGEAFLSFEDPHGLLIELVERKEGKQNEWTFNGVTSDVAIKGFGGAVLLTSQPEQTMQLLEQTMGLERVGAEEDYVRFRSFGAIGNVIDVKVTPVTRGRMGVGVVHHIAWRATDDQDQLDWQRHIAQNGYQVTPVQDRNYFNAIYFRELGGILFEIATDPPGFAHDETVETMGEALKLPPQYEAQRSQIEQIVLPMEVREIKGKGDS; translated from the coding sequence ATGATGAGGAGGTCATTAGAAGTGAAGAAAACAGAAGGTATTCACCATATTACAGCAATTGTTGGTCATCCTCAGGAGAACGTTGATTTTTATGCAGGTGTATTGGGATTACGTCTCGTTAAGAAGACCGTCAATTTTGATGATCCAGGCACATATCACTTATATTTTGGGAATGAAGGAGGATCTCCAGGTACCATTATGACGTTTTTCCCTTGGCCAGGCGCACAAAAGGGGCAAATTGGTGCAGGTCAAGTGGGTGTGACAACATATGTTGTCCCGACAGGCGCTTTTTCTTTCTGGAAGGAACGTCTGAAGCAGTTTGATATTTCTTATGAAACCATTGAACGCTTTGGTGAAGCCTTTCTCTCATTTGAAGATCCACACGGTTTATTGATTGAGCTTGTAGAGCGTAAGGAAGGAAAGCAAAATGAGTGGACATTTAACGGTGTCACATCAGATGTAGCGATAAAGGGGTTTGGCGGAGCTGTGTTATTAACATCGCAGCCGGAACAAACGATGCAGCTGTTAGAGCAAACGATGGGACTTGAACGAGTTGGAGCAGAAGAGGACTATGTGAGATTTCGTTCGTTCGGTGCAATTGGCAATGTGATTGATGTGAAAGTGACACCTGTTACACGAGGACGTATGGGTGTTGGGGTTGTACATCATATTGCATGGAGAGCAACAGATGATCAGGATCAATTAGATTGGCAAAGACATATTGCACAAAACGGGTACCAAGTGACACCTGTGCAAGACAGAAATTACTTCAATGCCATTTACTTTAGAGAGCTTGGCGGCATATTATTTGAAATTGCGACCGATCCTCCAGGGTTTGCACACGATGAAACAGTGGAAACAATGGGTGAAGCATTGAAACTGCCACCGCAATATGAGGCGCAGCGCAGCCAGATTGAACAAATTGTGCTGCCAATGGAGGTGAGAGAAATCAAAGGGAAAGGAGATTCATGA